The region GACAAACTCGTCGTGTTCACCAACTTCAGGGGCGCGATGGCGAATGCTCCCTCCGGTGCCTGAAAGCTTCACCGACAGCCCGTTGATCGGGATGACGCCTATCCCCGGGTATGACATGTCGACAAGCATGTCGCGCGCCCGCACTTGCGGATGAGACAGGACTTCGCTCACGTCGTTTACCTGACCGCAGGGGACGTGCGCGGCCACCAATCTGGCCAGGACGTCACTCGAATCATGTTTACTCATATAGGCAGCGACCAGTTCGCTCAACTGGTCCATATGAATACGACGCCCTTCATCATCCTGGAAACGCGGATCGCGACTCCACTCCGGGTTTCCCAGGGCTTCACAGAAGTTACGCCACATACCGTTTCCAATGATGGAAACGACCACCCACCTGCCATCCCTGCATAACAAAGTATCTGAAAAAGCCCAGAAGCTCTTGTTGCCCCTGGGCTGTCGCAGTTGTCCTCTGACAACGTATTCAGCCGGCACTGCAAAAGCGCCAAGGACCGATACCGCCGTGTCCATAAGGGACGCGTCAACCATCTGTCCCATGCCCGTACGCTCACGCTCCCGAAGCGCCAGTAGAATGCCCAGGGCGGTATGGGCCCCGCAAAGAACGTCCACGTAGGCGGCTCCTGTCCGCGACGGGGGTGAACCAGGGAAACCCGAGTAGCTCATCGCACCTGACTCTGCTTGCAGGATGTTGTCAACCGCCGAGCGGTGCCGATAGGGGCCGTTGACACCAAAAGCACTGATTATTCCAACGATGATGGTAGGGTTCACGGACCGAAGCGATTCATACGACAGGATGTTTGCCTCGGCAGTGTCCGGCGTGAAGTTATGAATCAGGACGTCAGCTTGGGCCACAAGCTCCATCAGCAATGCTTTGCCCGTCGGCGAGCGAATGTCGAGCGTCGCACCCAGCTTGTTGCGGTTGGTAGTCAGCGGAACCAGACTGCGCCCATCCTTAGCGTAGGGCCCCAGACGTCGGTCTAACGCGCCGCCGGGAGGTTCGACGCGAATGACTTCGGCGCCGAAATCCGCCAGATGCATTCCGCTAACGGGACCCGCGAGCACACGTGAAAAGTCGAGTACCCGTACGCCTTCCAGAGGCAGGCTCATCGTCCCGCTCCTATCATTGGACACGACTAATCTCGTCACATGCAGACTGACTGCACGACGTAGCGCAGTATACTTGTGGGCCGTGGCCACGGTCAAGCCGTTTCGCTACGGCCGCGCGTAGCATTGTATAATGGGCGCACGGGAAGCACTTATGTAACCCGAGCGATGGACCGCGTAGCGGTTGGCTGGACTGGAAAGGAGACAGGCATGAGTGGGAAACGAGTCGTCATCCTGGGAGGCGGCGTGGGCGGGGTGGTGGCGGCAAACCGCCTGCGGAAGGCGCTGGGTAAAGAGCACCAGGTCACGGTCATTGACCAGACGCGCACGCACTCCTTTGCGCCGTCCTATCTGTGGCTCATGGTGGGCCAGCGCAAGCCGGAGGGCATCAGCCGCGACCTGGGCCGCCTGGAGCGCAAGGGCATCGAGTTCAAGCAGGCGGCCGTCCAGCGCATAGACACGGAACGCTCGATAGTCGCGACGGACAAGGGCGAGGAATCGTACGACTACCTTGTCGTGTCGCTCGGCGCGCGCATGGCTCCGGAGGCGCTGCCCGGATTCGCCGCGGGCGCCCGCTCTTACTACACACTGGAGGAAGCCGTCAAGCTGCGGGACGCCCTGCCCCAGTTCCAGGGCGGCAAGGTGGTGCTGCTGATCTCCTCCATGCCGTTCAAATGCCCGGCTGCCCCGTATGAGGGCGCCCTGCTGCTGGACGCCTACTTCCGCAAGCGCCGCATCCGAGACAAGGTGGACTTCCACGTCTATACACCGGAGCCGCAGCCCATGCCGGTGGCGGGGGTCGCGGTGGGCGCGCAGGTCTGCGGCCTGCTGGAACAGCGGAACATCCACTACCACACCGGCGCCAAGGCGACAAGCATCGCGCCGGACAAGCGCGTCATCAGCTTCGAGAAGGGCGACTCAGTCAAGTACGATTTCCTGGTGGGCATTCCGCCGCACGCCTGCCCGGAGGCGGTGAAGGCCTCCGGCCTGACCAACGGCGGCCCCTGGGTGCCCGTGGACCCGCGCACCCTCAAGACGAAGCACTCGAACGTCTGGGCCATCGGCGACGTGACGGCCGTACCGCTGCTCAACAAGATGATGCTGCCCAAGGCGGGCGTTTTCGCCCACGCCGAGGCGGAGATTGTCGCCAAGTCCATCGTACACGAGGTCACCGGACGAGGGCATCCGGAGGAGTTCGACGGGCATGGGGCCTGATTTCTGGAGACCGGCCACGGGATGGCCGGATACGCCTCGGGCAACTTCCTGGCCGAGCCCGTCCCCCTCGTCAAGATGCGCCAGCCCAGTTTCATCTGGCACTGGGGCAAGGTCCTGTTCGAGAAGCGCTGGCTCGCGCAATGGTTTTAGGCGCCTCACCCCCTCTGCTCCCCCTCTCCTTCCGACATGGAAGGAGAGGGGGATGAAAAAGCGGAGACGGGGGACGCCCCCGGACCCCCGGCAAGCCGCCCTGCGGCCTAGCACCGCGTCGTACCGCAAAGGAGTACATGGAGGAGCAGCAGCGGAAGAACCTGCAGCGCCTGGAGTTCGACAAGGTGCGCGAGGCGCTGGCCGCGCACGCGGAGACGGACTCGGGCCGGGAACAGGCGCGGAGTATAACGCCAACCTCTGATGCGTCCGAGGCGCGGCGGCGACTGCGGGAGACGGCGGAGGCCCGCGCCCTGCTGCGGACGAAGGGACACCTGTCGCTGGCGGGCGTACGGGACGTGCGCACGACCGTCCGGCGGGCGGCGCTGGGCGGGACGCTGGAGCCGTCCGAGCTGCTGGATGTCCGCGGGACGCTGGCCGTGGCCCGCGCCCTCCACACGATGGTCCTGGGCCAGGAAAGCGACCTGCCCGCGCTGAGCGCCATCGTTCGGGAGATGGCGCCCCAGCAGGGGCTGGAGCAGGACATCGAGCGGGCGATCAGTCCCCAGGGGCAGGTGAAGGACGACGCCTCGCCGCTGCTCTCGCGCCTGCGCAAGGACGTGCGAGGGGCGCACGCGCAACTCTGTGACAGGCTCGGCGAAATCGTAAGCTCGCCCCTGGGCCAGAAGGTGCTGCAGGAGCCGCTCATCACCAGCCGCGAGGAGCGGCTTGTGCTGCCGGTCAAGACGGAGCACCGCAACCAGCTTCCCGGCCTCGTCCACGACATATCCGACTCCGGCGCCACGGTGTTCATCGAGCCGCTGGAGGCGGTGGAGCTGGGCAACGCCTGGCGCGAGATGCGCATCGCGGAGCGGCGCGAGGTGGAGCGCGTGCTGGGCGAACTGAGCGCGGCGGTCGGCGACCGCGCCCCGGACATCGAGCGGACGGTGGAGCGCCTGGCGCACGTGGACCTGGCCCTCGCCAAGGCGCGCTACGCTAACGCCCTCCAGGCGACGGAGCCGGAGATAGTCGGCGAGGGAGAGCCGTACCTGCGCCTGCGAGACGCCCGGCACCCGCTTCTCAAGGGCCGCGTGGTGCCCGTATCCGTGGACATCGGCCAGGGGTACACCGCCCTGCTCGTCACCGGGCCGAACACCGGCGGCAAGACCGTCGCGCTCAAGACGGTGGGGCTGCTCACCGTCATGGCGATGGCAGGGCTGCACATCCCGGCGGGAGATGAGAGCGTCGTGTACGCCTTCGACAGCGTGTACGCGGACATCGGCGACGAGCAGAGCATCGAGCAGTCGCTGTCCACGTTCAGCTCCCACATGGGCAACATCGTCCACGTGCTCCGCGACGCGACGAGCCGCAGCCTCGTGCTGCTGGACGAGATGGGCGCGGGAACAGACCCCCTGGAGGGCAGCGCGCTGGCCCGCGCGGTGCTGTCCGAGCTGGTCAGGCGGCGCACGCTGACTCTCGCGACGACCCACCACGGCGAACTGAAGGCGTTCGCCCACGTGACGCCGGGGATGAAGAACGCCAGCGTGGACTTCGACCCGGAGACGCTGGCCCCCACCTACAAGTTGACCATCGGCCTGCCGGGTTCCAGCAACGCGCTGGCTATCGCTGAGCGGCTGGGGCTGGAGCGTCGCCTGCTGGACGAGGCGCGCGGCTTCATATCGCCCGGCCAATTGGAAGTGGACAGCCTGCTGACGCAGATACGCCGGGAGCGCGACACGCTGGTGGCGGAGCGCCGCGCCGCGGAGTCGGCCCGGATGGACGCCGAGCGCCAGCGCCAGGAGTTGGCCGCCGAGCGCGAGCGCCTGGAGGACCGCAAGGCGGACATCTTGGAAGAGGCGGGCCGGGAGGTCAGAGGCCGCGCGGAGGAGATGGACAAGCGGCTGGACAGGGCCGCCCGCGCGCTGGACGACGTGGCTGCGGAACGGGAAGCCTCTCACACCGTTGCGCGGGATGCGCTCAAGGAGACCGTGAAGAAAGCCTCCGCCGAGGTCAAGGCCGTTCGGCGGGAGGTCGCGGGGCCAGCGTGGTCGCCGCCGGAACCGTCGCGCCGTCCTTCCACGGAAGGAGGGCCGCTGCGCCGCGGCGACACCGTGCGCGTCCGCGGGCTGAGCCAGCGCGCGGAGGTGCTCTCCGACGTGGACGCGGAGGGCAAAGTAGAGGTGCAGGCGGGCGCGCTGAAGCTGCGCGTGCCCGTGCGCGACGTCGTTGGGCGGGACGAGCCGTCCGTGCGGCCCGCGGCGGTACGCGTCCCGTCGCCACCCCCCGGCGAAGGCGTCGGGCCGGAGCTGATGCTGCATGGTATGCGGGTGGAGCCCGCGCTGGCCAAGCTCGACCAATACCTTAACGACGCGGCCCTTACGCACCTGTCGCGAGTGGTCGTCGTCCACGGCAAGGGGACGGGCGCCCTGCGACAGGCGGTGCGGGAGTACCTGAAGGGGCATCCGCTGGTAACGGCGTACGCGTCCGCTCCGCCGGAGTCGGGCGGCGACGGCGCCACGGTGGTCGAGTTGGCGGGGTAACTCCCTGTCATTCCGAACGCAGTGAGGAATCTCCCCGCGCTTGCATCACGGGCCACGCATCGCCAATACTTTATGTAGACCGAACATCCTTTCAGGGGAACAGCATAGGTCATGTCTGACGAGTACACCTGCCGCGACTGCGGCCACCAGTTCCCCGGCCCTCCGCCTTGCGGAGCGGCCATCGGCGTCACGTGCCCCCGCTGCGGAGGCCGCGGCCTGGACCACAACCCTTGGCTGCTGGGCACATCCAGCGCGGAGGGCCTGACCGAAGAGGACTACTACGACGCCTACCTCTCGCCCTGAGGGGTGGAATGCACCGCGCCGTAGGCGCGGCGGACGAGGACGGAGCGCACATGGCTGAGCTGGTTGCGATATGCGGCACGCACGAGATACCGGAGGGCACGATGAGGCGATTCACCCTCGGCGGGGAGGATATCCTGATCGCCAGAGTGGACGGTATGTACTACGCCATTGACGACAGGTGCGGGCACATGAACGTCTCGCTGTGCGACGGTGTGCTGGAGGGCGCGACGGTGACGTGTCCGCTGCACGCCGCCCAATTCGATGTGCGGGACGGTCGCGTGGCGCGTCCATCCGAGCCGAAGCAGTTCGTGGCGCGGCACGGACAAGTGGGCAAACAGCTCGCGTTCATACAGACCAGGCCAGTCCGCAGCTATCCCGTCGTCGTCGAGGGCGGGACGGTGTATATCCGGCGGTGACTTCACCCTGTGCTGAAGTCGCGGGCGTGGACGCGCTGTGGCGGGAGATTCCTCGTCCTTCTTGGGAAGGACTCGGAATGACAAAGGAAGTGCGAACGGGCTGGCCTCTCGTCCTTCGACAAGCTCTCCGAATGGTCCGAGCGAAGCATCGGACTCCGCAAGGCGGAGAGTCCTCCGGACAGGATGAGCGGCCTCGCAAAGGGCGTTGGCCCTATGTGCACGGGGGCGCAGAGGGGCGCAGCCCCTTGACCAGGGAGTCCAGAGGGACTCTGTCCCTCTGACGGGGTCTCAGGGGTATCCCGGCCTTGCACAACAAATGCCCTTTTCAAGCTATTTTCTGTGCAAGTCCAAGTTGTGCACAAAAATTCGGTTCAATCCCCAACTCGTGAACCGCTTGGATAAGCACGCAGATGTTATGGCAGAGCACCTTAGCCAAAACTTCGTTGACCATGCCCGTGCTACTCTTGCTCCTAACTGCGTCCCCGAACTTTGCCTTGCACATCGAAAACACAGACTCGACATTGGAACGGCGATGGTAGTGCGTCAAAAACTCGTCTCGGTTCAGCATGAAGTAATGATACATCCGGCCCCATGCCGATGTCTCTTTGGTGGGGACCGTGTTGCTCTTGAACGGGATGAACGGCGTTGCGTTGACGGCCTCCACCGTCGCAAGGTTCTTGTGGCTCAGATATGCCTTGTCCGCCGAGATTTCAGCTATCTGAAAGTTCCGGGCTGTCTGCTCCACCAGTGGGACGAAATACGTGGTGTCGTTAGCTTCCCAACCGCTTATGTCCACGCTGGTGACTATGTGAGTGCTCACGCCGCACATAAGGTGCACCTTGACCCACTCTCGGTTGTCAATCTCCCGCCCGTACTTCTTGTTGAACCAGCGGATGAAACGGGACGTGGTGAAGCCGGACGAATCAATGGCAAACTCGGTTTCGACGGCCTTCAGGGGCAAGCTGCTCACCGTGACCAAGTGCTTCAGGATGGGCGTCATGTCGGGGTCGGCCAGATAGTTCGTCACCGAATTGAAATGCGGAGTGCTGGCGACCAGCCCCTCGGTCTTAGCGTCCCGGAGGTCGCTGGTGAACCGCCTGGACGAAAAGCCGGTGTAGACCTTGTAGGCCGACGCAAAGAGCATGTCCGCCAGCGGGAGCGCCGGTCGGCCTCTGCCCTCATGGATGGGTTGGGGGATGCCCTTGCAGAGGTCAGCCAAGAGGACGCCGAACCGCGTCTTCTCCTCGGACTGGGCTGCATTGTAGGCGGGCCAGTTCTGGGAGTAGGTCTTGCGCGTGACCTTTGTGACCTTTACACTCTCTGTCTCAGTGACAGTGCCGTCTGGCGCGGTCTCCCGCTCCATGACATACTCAACCGCGAACATATGCTTGCACTTCACGAGGCGGGTCTCATGGTCTGGGCAAGAGCACTTCAGGCCGGGAATCACGGTGTACTTGTCCCCGTTTTGAGTCTGGGACGGCACCAGCCAGACATCGCCCTTCCGTATAATCTTGCTCCGCGCCGCAATCTCCAAGCCCCGTTCCTGTCTCGCGTCCATTTGAGTCCTCCACGTGTGCTATCTATGTCGTATTCACTATACCATACTCAGTATGGGTTTGTCAAGAGATAATTGATGCAACATTCGTCTGTTTTGCTATTGACAACACAGTACTCTGTATGGTACGGTCTTGCCGTGAACGATATACAAAGGAAACTCGCAGAGCTTCAGGGGAAAGGCTGGACGCTTGCGGCTATAGCAGACGCAATCGGTCTCACGCACAATGCGGTCGAGAAGTGGAAAGCGGGAGCGCGACACCCAGCTAATCCTACTTTGCTTGCTCTTGATGATTTGAAGAAAAGGAAGGCTCCCAAGAAGCGGCGGTATGCTCCGAGAGAGGCAAGCTAGCTAATGGCAACTGAGATGACGACGGTCATCAAAAAAATAGTCCCATATCTACAGCGGCGGGGTTATAACCTCGACGATAATATGTTCTTCGGCGCACGCGCTGAGAACGAACAGGAACGGGTTGGGTTCGTTGATATTCTCATCAAGCGAAGTGCCCGAGCTGCGTCAGCACTCTTCTTGCTTGAGGCTAAGCGGGACAGCGCCAAGCTCACGGCAGACCACCGTAACCAAGCACTTGCTTATGGGAAAGTAGTACGGGTCCCGTTCGTTGTAGTCACCAACGGCGAAGAGGTTGAACTACATAACGTCGCCTCAGGTCGAAAAATCAAGATTAATGGCTCGGTTATTGGCAAGGTTCCGCATTACGACCGATTGGATCATGTCTTAGCGCAGTTCAAGGTCAGTCCGACCGCCGAGAACATTGACCTCGGAACTGACGAAAGCCTACCGTTTCGACCCGGACTAAGCCTGCCCCAATTGCAGGCGCTTATTCGTCGGTGCCATAACAAGATAAGAAACGTAGAGAAGGATGAAGAGAACGTTTTTGCTGACGTTTCCAAACTTCTCTTCCTGAAGTTGCTCGAAGAGAAGCAAGATCGGGGCGAGCTAGGCTTCGCACTACCCTACACCTATAGATTTCATGAACTGGCCTTAAAGAAGTCTGCCCCCGACCAGGTAAAAGATGCCATCACCAGCATGATGCAACAGGTGGTTGACCTTCCCAATTATGGAGAGGTCATGACTCCGACCCTTCACATGCGAAATCCCACTACGTATTCGAAGGTTGTCAATGAACTTTCCAGCGCTAACTTCACCGATTCCGAACTGGATGTCAGAGGCTCAGCCTTTGAGTATTTCGTGCAGGCCAGCCTCAAGGGGCGGCGTTTAGGGCAGTTCTTCACGCCCCGTCCCTTGGTACGGTTCATGCTCTCCCTCATCCCATTGGAGCAAGTAATCCCGGAACTCCTAGACCCTAAGGCGCACCCGATGGTGGTTGACCCCTCGTGCGGTTCCGGGGGTTTTCTCCTTGCTGCGATGAATCAACTCCTAAGCAAGGTGAATGCCGAAAGAGGGCGGACGTATACAAAAGACCGAGCAGACATACTCGTAAAGCGCATCAAGAAGGAAGTCTTCTGGGGTGCGGATGCTAATCAGCGAATCGCGTCTACGGCCAAAATGAACATGATCATTGCCGGGGATGGCTTTGCCAACATCCGCAATGGTGATAGCCTCAAGGATGAAGTTGACTTCTTGCGCGTAGACCATCGGACATTGCCTCTAGCGGACTACGTAGTTACAAACCCGCCTTTCGGCATGTCAGAGGCGGACACGCTCACAGGAGCAGACCTAGGTCGTTTTGGCATTCAGCTCACCAAAACTCAGGCGCTCTTCTTGCAAAAGATGGTGAAGATAACCAAACGAACAGGGCGCATTTGCACCGTGATCGATGATGGGATGCTCAACACTGGGGCGATGAGCCGCATACGAAAGCATTTGATTAACGAGTGTTTCATCGACGCCGTAGTCCGGCTACCCGATGTGACTTTCGAACCCAATAAGATAAACGTCAGGTCCAGCGTCTTGCTGATGACGAGAAAACCTAATGAGGACGCTGTTCAAGAGCATCCTGTTAGAATGATTGACCTACGGAAGCTGGGGTACAACTCTATTGGCGAAGAGGACCCTTCGACTCCGATAGAAGCTATTATTCGATTAGTTCGCTCCCGCTGGGATGACATGGCGCGAATTTCGCTTAGCCTGGACGACACAGGTGGCACATTCCGTTCCTTCCCGCTGAATCTAGCCACAATCCTCTCTGAAGAGGATGCAAGGTTGGACATCAAGTATTACGACCCTGAAACCCTCACTCTCGTAGCACAGTTGAAAGAGTCCGGGGCTTTGACTTTAGCGCAACTAGTGACTGAGCCGTTGCACCGTGGCAAATCACCGGCAAAAACCGAGTACAACGCCGACCTCACCAGTGATGTGATTGTGGTTAAGGCGGGCAACATTGGCCGCACCAGCCTTGCGCCGCCGTTCGATCTCATCGCGGAGAACATCTATAACCGACTAACTGGAGCACGGCTGAGAAAAAACGATTTGTTGCTAGCTTCTACTGGTGAGGGTACGCTAGGTAAGGCCACCGTCTATGACCGTGACGGGCGGGGGGTTGCAGATGGTCATGTCACCATCTTGCGATTAGTAGACACCGTACTTCCCGAATATGCGGCCTGGTTCCTGCGGAGCGAGATCGGGCAGGTTCAGATTGCTCGCCTATTCACTGGTTCCACGGGGCAGATTGAATTGCCAGAGGATGAAGCTGCCAGAATCCTCGTGCTGGTTCCGAAAGACAAGAAAAAGCAAGCGCGCCTTGTGCAGGAGTGGATTAATGAAGTGCATGGAGCTGAGCAACTAGAGCAGGCTGCTCTGAAGATTCGAAGACAGGCCCATGATAGCTTTGTGGATGCGGTTCGTGCCGGGCTTAAAAGGGGCGGGTTTTGACTTTTGGCACAACCCAAGGATTATTTGTGCAGACGCCCGATTATTTGTGCAGGAGGCATTAAGTGTGCAAGGCCGGGGTGTCCCCTGACCTCATTCTTCTTCCTTCTTCCCCCTCTCTGTTGAGAGGGGGACCGAGGGGGAGAGCGCGTACCCTGGATGGGGAGAAAGTGAGGGGAAGCGGTGCGTAAGAGCAAAGGCGCGCCCGACATGTTCCAGCAGGCGGGGCAGGCCCGTGCGGAGGCGGAAGCGCCGCTCGCCGCGCGCATGCGCCCGCGCACCTTCGACGAGTTCGTCGGGCAGGAGCACCTGCTCGGCGAGGGCCGCGCGCTGCGACGGCTCATCGAGGCCGACCAGGTGCCGTCCATGGTCCTGTGGGGGCCTCCCGGCTCCGGCAAGACCACCCTCGCGCTCCTCATCGCCCGCCTCACCAAGGCGCACTTCGCCAGGGTCAGCGCCGTGACATCCGGCGTGCAGGACCTCCGCCGCATCATCGAGGAGGCGAAGGAGCGCCGCGCCATGACCGACCAGCGCACCATCCTCTTCGTGGACGAAATCCATCGCTTCAACAAGGCCCAGCAGGACGTGGCGCTGCCCCACGTCGAGGACGGCACCGTCACCTTCATCGGCGCGACGACCGAGAACCCGTCGTTCGAGGTCATCTCGCCGCTGCTCTCGCGCTCGCGCGTCTTCACGCTCAACGCGCTGACCGACGACCAGGTGCGGGACATCGTCGAGCGCGCACTGGCCGACGAGGAGCGCGGGCTGGGCAAGCTCCACGCGCGGGTGGAGCCGGACGCCATGAAGGCCATCCTGCTCGCCGCCAACGGCGACGCCCGCATCGCGCTCAACGCCGTCGAGCTCGCCTCCGCCGTGGCGAAGCCGGACCCTTCCGCGGAAGGGCGGCGCGTTGACCTCGCGACGGCGCAGGACGTGCTCCAGCGCAAGGCGCTCATGTACGACCGCGCCGGCGAGCAGCACTACGACACCATATCGGCGTACATCAAGTCGGTGCGCGGCTCGGACCCGGACGCGGCGCTCTACTGGCTGGGGCGCATGCTGGAGGCGGGCGAGGACCCCATGTTCATCGTCCGGCGCATCATCCTGCTGGCGTCGGAGGACATCGGCATGGCGGACCCGCAGGCGCTGTCCGTCGCGGTGGCGGCGCAGCAGGCGGTCCACTTCATCGGCATGCCGGAGGGCTTCCTGCCGCTGGCGGAGGCGACGGTGTACCTGGCGACCGCGCCCAAGAGCAACTCGGCGTACACGGCGTACCTGCGGGCGCTGGAGGACGTGCGGCAGACGCGGGACGACCCGGTGCCGCTGCACCTGCGCAACGCGCCCACGGCGCTGATGCGCGACCTGGGCTATCACCGCGGCTACAAGTACGCGCACGAATACGCGGAGCACTACGTGGAGCAGCAGCACCTGCCGGACAACCTGAAGGGGCGGCGCTACTACGAGCCGGGCGCGCTGGGCTACGAGGCGAAGGTCAAGGAGTGGATGGAGCGGCTGCGCAAGCACGGCGGTGAGAGTACTAGGCAGTGACAGCAGCAACACATACAGCACGCTGACATCCGCGGCCCGTGCAGTGTGTGATAACCGCAGAGGGGCTTGCGGC is a window of Dehalococcoidia bacterium DNA encoding:
- a CDS encoding transposase; protein product: MDARQERGLEIAARSKIIRKGDVWLVPSQTQNGDKYTVIPGLKCSCPDHETRLVKCKHMFAVEYVMERETAPDGTVTETESVKVTKVTRKTYSQNWPAYNAAQSEEKTRFGVLLADLCKGIPQPIHEGRGRPALPLADMLFASAYKVYTGFSSRRFTSDLRDAKTEGLVASTPHFNSVTNYLADPDMTPILKHLVTVSSLPLKAVETEFAIDSSGFTTSRFIRWFNKKYGREIDNREWVKVHLMCGVSTHIVTSVDISGWEANDTTYFVPLVEQTARNFQIAEISADKAYLSHKNLATVEAVNATPFIPFKSNTVPTKETSAWGRMYHYFMLNRDEFLTHYHRRSNVESVFSMCKAKFGDAVRSKSSTGMVNEVLAKVLCHNICVLIQAVHELGIEPNFCAQLGLAQKIA
- a CDS encoding FAD/NAD(P)-binding oxidoreductase, coding for MSGKRVVILGGGVGGVVAANRLRKALGKEHQVTVIDQTRTHSFAPSYLWLMVGQRKPEGISRDLGRLERKGIEFKQAAVQRIDTERSIVATDKGEESYDYLVVSLGARMAPEALPGFAAGARSYYTLEEAVKLRDALPQFQGGKVVLLISSMPFKCPAAPYEGALLLDAYFRKRRIRDKVDFHVYTPEPQPMPVAGVAVGAQVCGLLEQRNIHYHTGAKATSIAPDKRVISFEKGDSVKYDFLVGIPPHACPEAVKASGLTNGGPWVPVDPRTLKTKHSNVWAIGDVTAVPLLNKMMLPKAGVFAHAEAEIVAKSIVHEVTGRGHPEEFDGHGA
- a CDS encoding N-6 DNA methylase, giving the protein MATEMTTVIKKIVPYLQRRGYNLDDNMFFGARAENEQERVGFVDILIKRSARAASALFLLEAKRDSAKLTADHRNQALAYGKVVRVPFVVVTNGEEVELHNVASGRKIKINGSVIGKVPHYDRLDHVLAQFKVSPTAENIDLGTDESLPFRPGLSLPQLQALIRRCHNKIRNVEKDEENVFADVSKLLFLKLLEEKQDRGELGFALPYTYRFHELALKKSAPDQVKDAITSMMQQVVDLPNYGEVMTPTLHMRNPTTYSKVVNELSSANFTDSELDVRGSAFEYFVQASLKGRRLGQFFTPRPLVRFMLSLIPLEQVIPELLDPKAHPMVVDPSCGSGGFLLAAMNQLLSKVNAERGRTYTKDRADILVKRIKKEVFWGADANQRIASTAKMNMIIAGDGFANIRNGDSLKDEVDFLRVDHRTLPLADYVVTNPPFGMSEADTLTGADLGRFGIQLTKTQALFLQKMVKITKRTGRICTVIDDGMLNTGAMSRIRKHLINECFIDAVVRLPDVTFEPNKINVRSSVLLMTRKPNEDAVQEHPVRMIDLRKLGYNSIGEEDPSTPIEAIIRLVRSRWDDMARISLSLDDTGGTFRSFPLNLATILSEEDARLDIKYYDPETLTLVAQLKESGALTLAQLVTEPLHRGKSPAKTEYNADLTSDVIVVKAGNIGRTSLAPPFDLIAENIYNRLTGARLRKNDLLLASTGEGTLGKATVYDRDGRGVADGHVTILRLVDTVLPEYAAWFLRSEIGQVQIARLFTGSTGQIELPEDEAARILVLVPKDKKKQARLVQEWINEVHGAEQLEQAALKIRRQAHDSFVDAVRAGLKRGGF
- a CDS encoding non-heme iron oxygenase ferredoxin subunit, with protein sequence MHRAVGAADEDGAHMAELVAICGTHEIPEGTMRRFTLGGEDILIARVDGMYYAIDDRCGHMNVSLCDGVLEGATVTCPLHAAQFDVRDGRVARPSEPKQFVARHGQVGKQLAFIQTRPVRSYPVVVEGGTVYIRR
- a CDS encoding CoA transferase: MSLPLEGVRVLDFSRVLAGPVSGMHLADFGAEVIRVEPPGGALDRRLGPYAKDGRSLVPLTTNRNKLGATLDIRSPTGKALLMELVAQADVLIHNFTPDTAEANILSYESLRSVNPTIIVGIISAFGVNGPYRHRSAVDNILQAESGAMSYSGFPGSPPSRTGAAYVDVLCGAHTALGILLALRERERTGMGQMVDASLMDTAVSVLGAFAVPAEYVVRGQLRQPRGNKSFWAFSDTLLCRDGRWVVVSIIGNGMWRNFCEALGNPEWSRDPRFQDDEGRRIHMDQLSELVAAYMSKHDSSDVLARLVAAHVPCGQVNDVSEVLSHPQVRARDMLVDMSYPGIGVIPINGLSVKLSGTGGSIRHRAPEVGEHDEFVWRELLGVSAERLKSAHMTR
- a CDS encoding replication-associated recombination protein A, whose protein sequence is MFQQAGQARAEAEAPLAARMRPRTFDEFVGQEHLLGEGRALRRLIEADQVPSMVLWGPPGSGKTTLALLIARLTKAHFARVSAVTSGVQDLRRIIEEAKERRAMTDQRTILFVDEIHRFNKAQQDVALPHVEDGTVTFIGATTENPSFEVISPLLSRSRVFTLNALTDDQVRDIVERALADEERGLGKLHARVEPDAMKAILLAANGDARIALNAVELASAVAKPDPSAEGRRVDLATAQDVLQRKALMYDRAGEQHYDTISAYIKSVRGSDPDAALYWLGRMLEAGEDPMFIVRRIILLASEDIGMADPQALSVAVAAQQAVHFIGMPEGFLPLAEATVYLATAPKSNSAYTAYLRALEDVRQTRDDPVPLHLRNAPTALMRDLGYHRGYKYAHEYAEHYVEQQHLPDNLKGRRYYEPGALGYEAKVKEWMERLRKHGGESTRQ
- a CDS encoding endonuclease MutS2; its protein translation is MEEQQRKNLQRLEFDKVREALAAHAETDSGREQARSITPTSDASEARRRLRETAEARALLRTKGHLSLAGVRDVRTTVRRAALGGTLEPSELLDVRGTLAVARALHTMVLGQESDLPALSAIVREMAPQQGLEQDIERAISPQGQVKDDASPLLSRLRKDVRGAHAQLCDRLGEIVSSPLGQKVLQEPLITSREERLVLPVKTEHRNQLPGLVHDISDSGATVFIEPLEAVELGNAWREMRIAERREVERVLGELSAAVGDRAPDIERTVERLAHVDLALAKARYANALQATEPEIVGEGEPYLRLRDARHPLLKGRVVPVSVDIGQGYTALLVTGPNTGGKTVALKTVGLLTVMAMAGLHIPAGDESVVYAFDSVYADIGDEQSIEQSLSTFSSHMGNIVHVLRDATSRSLVLLDEMGAGTDPLEGSALARAVLSELVRRRTLTLATTHHGELKAFAHVTPGMKNASVDFDPETLAPTYKLTIGLPGSSNALAIAERLGLERRLLDEARGFISPGQLEVDSLLTQIRRERDTLVAERRAAESARMDAERQRQELAAERERLEDRKADILEEAGREVRGRAEEMDKRLDRAARALDDVAAEREASHTVARDALKETVKKASAEVKAVRREVAGPAWSPPEPSRRPSTEGGPLRRGDTVRVRGLSQRAEVLSDVDAEGKVEVQAGALKLRVPVRDVVGRDEPSVRPAAVRVPSPPPGEGVGPELMLHGMRVEPALAKLDQYLNDAALTHLSRVVVVHGKGTGALRQAVREYLKGHPLVTAYASAPPESGGDGATVVELAG